A stretch of Brassica rapa cultivar Chiifu-401-42 chromosome A08, CAAS_Brap_v3.01, whole genome shotgun sequence DNA encodes these proteins:
- the LOC117127340 gene encoding eukaryotic initiation factor 4A-6-like, whose amino-acid sequence MDQNTRDIIMREFRSGSSRVLITTDLLARGIDVQQVSLVINFDLPTQPENYLHRIGRSGRFGRKGVAINFVTKDDERMLFDIQKFYNVVVEELPSNVADLL is encoded by the coding sequence ATGGACCAGAACACTAGAGACATTATCATGAGAGAGTTCAGGTCTGGCTCTTCGCGTGTGCTGATCACGACCGATCTCTTGGCTCGTGGGATTGATGTGCAGCAAGTGTCTTTGGTTATTAACTTTGATCTGCCGACTCAGCCTGAGAACTACCTTCACCGTATTGGTAGGAGTGGGAGGTTTGGGAGGAAAGGTGTGGCGATTAACTTTGTGACCAAGGACGATGAGAGGATGCTTTTTGATATTCAGAAGTTTTACAATGTGGTTGTTGAGGAGCTTCCATCAAACGTAGCCGATCTTctttga